One window of the Actinomyces wuliandei genome contains the following:
- a CDS encoding aldo/keto reductase — translation MSHMIADLDVGPLGLGGNVFGWTADEATSHAVLDAFVGAGGRLIDTADGYSHWAPGHVGGESESVIGSWLESRGCRDDVVIATKVSTKPGREGLAPANIRRALEESLERLGTDVVDLYYAHFDDPDTPLEETISTFEDLRRSGLVRYIGLSNYTPRRIEQWMLTASRLGCAAPVALQPHYNLLHRSEVEGVGGRGEVAASYGMALLPYFPLAAGFLTGKYRRGQVTDGDRAAMVSGYLCEECFAVVDVLTDIGDRHGVEPAAVALAWLRGRPGVTASLPSARNLDQLRAILPALSLELDEEESRLLTQVSDAAQG, via the coding sequence ATGAGTCATATGATCGCTGACCTGGACGTCGGCCCCCTAGGACTGGGCGGCAATGTCTTCGGGTGGACTGCGGACGAGGCCACGTCGCATGCCGTCCTTGACGCCTTTGTTGGTGCCGGAGGCCGCCTCATCGACACTGCCGACGGCTACTCCCACTGGGCGCCTGGTCATGTCGGTGGGGAGTCGGAGTCCGTCATCGGCTCCTGGCTGGAGTCCCGTGGCTGCCGTGACGACGTCGTCATCGCCACCAAGGTCTCCACCAAGCCCGGGCGGGAGGGGCTGGCTCCCGCCAATATCCGTCGGGCGCTGGAGGAGTCCCTGGAGCGACTGGGAACCGACGTCGTGGACCTGTACTACGCCCATTTTGACGACCCTGACACCCCTCTCGAGGAGACGATCAGCACCTTCGAGGACCTTCGGCGCTCCGGCCTGGTGCGCTACATCGGGCTGTCCAACTACACGCCGCGGCGTATCGAGCAGTGGATGCTCACTGCGTCGAGACTGGGCTGTGCCGCCCCGGTCGCGCTCCAGCCTCACTACAACCTGCTGCACCGCAGCGAGGTGGAGGGCGTCGGCGGCAGGGGAGAAGTGGCTGCGTCCTACGGCATGGCCCTGCTTCCCTACTTCCCGCTGGCAGCAGGATTCCTTACTGGCAAGTACCGTCGCGGACAGGTGACAGACGGAGACCGCGCCGCAATGGTGTCAGGCTACCTGTGCGAGGAGTGCTTCGCCGTTGTCGACGTGCTGACTGACATCGGCGACAGGCACGGGGTGGAGCCTGCCGCTGTGGCTCTTGCCTGGCTGCGTGGCCGCCCTGGGGTCACGGCCTCTCTGCCTTCGGCCAGGAACCTGGACCAGCTGCGAGCCATCCTCCCCGCGCTCAGCCTGGAGCTGGACGAGGAGGAGTCTCGCCTCCTGACTCAGGTCTCAGACGCGGCCCAGGGCTGA
- a CDS encoding Hsp70 family protein, with product MAAHSGPSLGTTLESLTDTDLGIDLGTTRTVVVRADRGNYPVLGFADEHGDDHDFLPSLTALYEGRLVHGFDARDAARHGAPLLRSLKRLLASPTITASTPVVLGDRHLTVLEVLTDFLHHLRARLESLDIDVSRSRVVVAVPAHAYGGQRLLTLEAFRAAGFRVAAMLNEPSAAGFEYTHRKAATVSSKRTRVLVYDLGGGTFDTSLVDVVGTSHEVLASHGLGDLGGDDVDLVAASMVLERAEVAEEDLSPAELDELLEQCRDAKERLTPQSRRLVAVLRGQDVVIPVPELYRACTPLVERSLATMSPLVGRLDDGSPDLTDIAGVYLVGGASGLPLVPRLLRERFGRRVHRSPYPGASTAIGLAIAADRTSDYDLTDRLSRGFGVFREADGGSRLVFDSILSPDSVQASPGGREGTVITREYGAAHNIGWFRFVECAGVDDSGEPRGEIAPYQDIVFPFEQRLREEEDLRHLPVERRDYGPRVQEHYRIDENGLVRVTITDLTDGYSRHYVLGHRTDIDTLPLERS from the coding sequence ATGGCAGCGCACAGCGGACCCTCCCTTGGCACCACACTTGAGTCTCTCACGGATACCGACCTGGGGATCGACCTGGGCACCACCCGCACGGTTGTCGTGCGGGCCGACCGCGGTAACTACCCTGTCCTGGGCTTCGCCGACGAGCACGGCGACGATCACGACTTTCTCCCGTCACTGACAGCGCTGTATGAGGGACGTCTCGTCCACGGTTTCGACGCCCGTGACGCCGCCCGTCACGGCGCCCCGCTGCTGCGCAGCCTCAAGAGGCTGCTCGCCTCCCCCACCATCACCGCCTCCACCCCTGTCGTCCTGGGTGACCGGCACCTGACCGTCCTGGAAGTGCTGACCGACTTCCTCCACCACCTGCGCGCGCGGCTGGAGTCGCTGGACATTGATGTGTCACGCTCTCGTGTGGTCGTCGCCGTGCCGGCCCACGCCTACGGCGGCCAGCGCCTGCTGACGCTGGAGGCCTTCCGGGCCGCAGGCTTCCGCGTCGCTGCCATGCTGAACGAGCCCAGCGCAGCCGGCTTCGAGTACACCCACCGCAAGGCCGCGACGGTATCCTCCAAGAGGACTCGCGTCCTGGTCTACGACCTGGGCGGCGGGACTTTTGACACGTCCCTGGTCGACGTGGTCGGCACCTCGCACGAGGTCCTGGCCTCCCACGGCCTGGGCGACCTCGGCGGTGACGACGTGGACCTGGTGGCAGCCTCCATGGTGCTGGAGCGGGCCGAGGTCGCTGAGGAGGACCTCTCCCCCGCCGAGCTCGACGAGCTGCTGGAGCAGTGCCGTGACGCGAAGGAGCGCCTAACTCCCCAGAGCCGTCGGCTGGTGGCGGTGCTGCGCGGGCAGGACGTCGTCATCCCGGTGCCAGAGCTCTACCGGGCCTGCACCCCGCTGGTGGAGCGCTCTCTGGCCACGATGTCTCCCCTGGTGGGGCGGCTTGACGACGGCAGCCCCGACCTGACTGACATCGCCGGCGTCTACCTGGTGGGCGGGGCCTCAGGTCTTCCTCTGGTACCTCGGCTCCTGCGGGAGCGCTTCGGCCGACGTGTGCACCGCTCCCCCTACCCGGGCGCCTCGACAGCGATCGGCCTGGCTATCGCTGCGGACCGCACCAGCGACTACGACCTGACCGACCGGCTCTCACGGGGCTTCGGGGTCTTCCGTGAAGCAGATGGCGGCAGCCGTCTCGTCTTCGACTCGATACTCAGCCCTGACTCCGTGCAGGCATCTCCCGGTGGGCGCGAGGGCACGGTCATCACCCGGGAGTACGGGGCAGCCCACAACATCGGCTGGTTCCGCTTCGTGGAGTGCGCCGGGGTCGACGACTCCGGTGAGCCGCGTGGCGAGATCGCTCCTTACCAGGACATCGTCTTTCCTTTCGAGCAGCGGCTCCGCGAGGAGGAGGACCTGCGTCACCTCCCGGTGGAGCGCCGGGACTACGGTCCACGAGTCCAGGAGCACTACCGCATCGACGAGAACGGCCTGGTGCGAGTCACGATCACCGACCTGACTGACGGCTACAGCCGCCACTACGTGCTGGGCCACCGCACCGACATCGACACCCTCCCGCTTGAGCGGTCGTGA
- a CDS encoding inorganic phosphate transporter, with product MSSTLFIVVVVIVAALVFDFTNGFHDSSNAMASSVATGALAPRRAVLLAAVLNVVGACLSTEVARTISHGLFDDALIQAAPEMVLAGLAGAILWNLVTWLFGLPSSSSHALFGGLIGAVMVATGSQGIHWGTVLSKIMLPALLAPCVAGATAALATWLAYRLARPTSRLSLSVFRGGQRVSASMVALAHGTSDGQKTMGVITLVLVAGGYQTPGSGPYWWVIAAAGLAIGLGTYSGGWRIMRTMGRGLVHIESPQGFAADTSSTVAILASSHLGFALSTTHICTGSILGSGIGRGTSVRWSTFTKMGVAWLVTLPCAGMVGALTSFVAVAGGLAGTIAVIILLLCGALLIIRQASHHRVDFSNVNDADEVVVARRPDPELVRKPRTVDQVKSELVGEADHSRRVPEKETAA from the coding sequence ATGAGCAGCACACTCTTTATCGTTGTCGTCGTTATCGTGGCGGCCCTCGTCTTCGACTTCACCAACGGGTTCCATGACTCGTCCAACGCGATGGCGTCCTCGGTAGCCACCGGTGCGCTGGCACCGCGCAGGGCGGTTCTCCTCGCCGCAGTCCTCAACGTCGTCGGGGCCTGCCTGTCCACCGAGGTCGCCAGGACGATCTCCCACGGCCTGTTCGACGACGCACTGATACAGGCGGCGCCGGAGATGGTGCTGGCGGGTCTGGCAGGCGCCATCCTGTGGAACCTGGTGACCTGGCTGTTCGGCCTGCCCTCATCCTCGTCCCACGCCCTGTTCGGCGGGCTTATCGGCGCGGTGATGGTGGCTACCGGCAGCCAAGGCATCCACTGGGGGACTGTGCTGTCCAAGATCATGCTGCCGGCCCTGCTCGCCCCGTGCGTCGCTGGTGCCACAGCTGCCCTGGCGACCTGGCTGGCGTACCGCCTCGCGCGTCCTACGAGCCGTCTCTCCCTGTCGGTGTTCCGTGGCGGCCAGCGAGTCTCCGCCTCCATGGTCGCCCTCGCCCACGGCACCTCTGACGGCCAGAAGACCATGGGGGTTATCACGCTGGTGCTTGTCGCCGGCGGCTACCAGACGCCAGGGTCCGGCCCCTACTGGTGGGTGATCGCAGCGGCAGGGCTGGCGATCGGGCTGGGGACCTACTCCGGCGGCTGGAGGATCATGCGCACCATGGGCAGGGGGCTGGTCCACATCGAGTCCCCCCAGGGCTTTGCTGCCGACACCTCCTCCACCGTTGCCATCCTGGCCTCGTCTCACCTGGGCTTCGCCCTGTCCACGACCCATATCTGCACCGGCTCCATCCTGGGGTCGGGTATCGGTCGTGGCACCAGTGTGCGCTGGAGCACCTTCACGAAGATGGGCGTTGCCTGGCTCGTGACCCTGCCGTGTGCGGGCATGGTCGGGGCGCTGACGTCCTTCGTCGCGGTCGCTGGAGGTCTGGCGGGCACGATCGCGGTCATCATCCTGCTGCTGTGCGGGGCTCTGCTGATCATTCGCCAGGCCAGCCACCACCGGGTCGACTTCTCCAACGTCAACGACGCCGACGAGGTCGTCGTTGCCAGACGGCCTGATCCCGAGCTTGTCCGTAAGCCCCGCACTGTTGACCAGGTCAAGAGCGAGCTGGTCGGTGAGGCCGACCACTCACGACGAGTCCCGGAGAAGGAGACCGCCGCATGA
- a CDS encoding glycoside hydrolase family 32 protein produces MHEDLKALARDAVASSRASSDPDYPIFHVVPPVGRLNDPNGLLVDNGTFHVFYQFSPFHPHRKLVYWGHASSTDLSRWEHHPPAVVPDSFYDASGAYSGNAVVLDRGEVSGAPATAPFQLFYTGNLKDPATDERTASQCLVTSPDLKRFTKWPGNPLVPTHAEGYTAHYRDPMVVRDPDRPGEFRMLVGAQRRDETGAAVLYRSSDLVTWAWEGELSFPGAGGAFDRFGYMWECPGIVRLSDEATGEERDVLIFCPQGISPQREGFENIFPCVYTVGRLEGTQLRDCDGTFYEVDRGFEFYAPQVFARRPSEPGPVLMMGWAGNAAEDDQPSIEPDGGTGGWVHALTVPRVLSLRGGRLVQRPAVPWADRASRPSVVGAVLGTGSHDVAELGGSRSWYLRLEAQAETTSGAWGLRIGSESSHVDIMLGEGALTVDRSTSRYTQHGQRRTVSLPPGCTPVLEVLHDRSVTEVFVGDGDLAFTLRSFVDPVGPAAGGAAGGAAGARLLVRGSLRLHDGAVAPR; encoded by the coding sequence GTGCATGAGGACCTTAAGGCTCTGGCCCGTGACGCAGTCGCCTCCTCACGGGCGTCCAGCGATCCTGACTACCCGATATTCCACGTCGTGCCCCCCGTGGGGCGCCTCAACGACCCGAACGGCCTGCTGGTCGACAACGGGACCTTCCACGTCTTCTACCAGTTCAGCCCCTTCCACCCCCACCGCAAGCTCGTCTACTGGGGCCACGCCTCCTCCACCGACCTCTCCCGCTGGGAGCACCACCCTCCGGCCGTGGTGCCCGACTCCTTCTACGACGCCTCCGGCGCCTACTCCGGCAACGCCGTCGTCCTGGACCGGGGGGAGGTCAGTGGCGCCCCCGCGACAGCACCGTTCCAGCTCTTCTACACCGGCAACCTCAAGGATCCTGCCACTGACGAGCGCACAGCGAGCCAGTGCCTGGTCACCAGCCCGGACCTGAAAAGGTTCACCAAGTGGCCGGGCAACCCTCTTGTCCCCACCCACGCTGAGGGCTACACCGCCCACTACCGGGACCCGATGGTGGTGCGTGACCCGGACCGCCCGGGTGAGTTCAGAATGCTCGTAGGGGCTCAGCGCCGTGACGAGACCGGTGCCGCCGTCCTCTACCGCTCCAGCGACCTGGTGACCTGGGCCTGGGAGGGTGAGCTCTCCTTCCCTGGGGCAGGCGGTGCCTTCGACAGGTTCGGCTACATGTGGGAGTGCCCCGGGATCGTGCGCCTGAGTGACGAGGCCACGGGGGAGGAGCGTGATGTGCTCATCTTCTGTCCCCAGGGGATCAGTCCGCAGCGGGAGGGCTTCGAGAACATCTTCCCCTGCGTCTACACCGTAGGACGCCTGGAGGGCACCCAGCTGCGCGACTGCGACGGCACCTTCTACGAGGTTGACAGGGGCTTCGAGTTCTACGCCCCCCAGGTCTTCGCACGTCGTCCCAGTGAGCCGGGACCTGTTCTCATGATGGGCTGGGCGGGAAACGCCGCAGAGGACGACCAGCCCTCTATCGAGCCCGACGGCGGTACCGGTGGCTGGGTTCACGCCCTGACCGTGCCACGGGTGCTGAGCCTGAGGGGAGGCCGCCTCGTCCAGAGACCTGCTGTCCCCTGGGCCGACCGCGCGTCACGCCCCAGCGTGGTGGGAGCCGTGCTGGGGACCGGAAGCCATGACGTGGCTGAGCTGGGGGGCAGCAGGTCCTGGTACCTGCGGCTGGAGGCCCAGGCGGAGACGACCTCAGGGGCCTGGGGGCTGCGTATCGGCTCGGAGTCGAGCCACGTGGACATCATGCTGGGAGAAGGCGCTCTGACCGTCGACCGCTCGACCTCCCGCTACACCCAGCACGGGCAGCGACGCACTGTGTCCCTGCCTCCTGGCTGCACCCCCGTCCTGGAGGTCCTTCACGACAGATCTGTGACCGAGGTCTTTGTTGGTGACGGCGACCTTGCCTTCACCTTGCGCAGCTTCGTCGACCCTGTCGGTCCTGCTGCTGGCGGTGCTGCTGGCGGTGCTGCTGGAGCCCGGCTGCTAGTTCGCGGCAGCCTGCGCCTGCACGACGGCGCGGTGGCTCCACGGTGA
- a CDS encoding sucrose-specific PTS transporter subunit IIBC, with product MDHARVAKDVLTYVGGADNINAAAHCATRLRLVINDMDKVDQKALDKDPDIKGTFIAGGMFQIIVGPGDVDIVFDEMVQTGGVKEVSKDEAKQEAAKSGNVVSRFIKVIADIFVPILPALIAGGLMMAINNVLTAGFFENADGTTYGLTDRYTWLGDYADLINLVSSAAFAFLPVLVGFSAAKRFGGNVYLGAAMGAAMVSTSLTSAYDIQAATEAGTIETWQLFGLNVDKIGYQAMVIPVLCVVWIMSTIEKWLHKRLSGTADFLLTPLITLLVTGFLTFVIVGPLTRELSDGITAGLQWLYNTAGPLGGLLFGLVYSPIVVTGLHQSFPAVELPLIDQMRTGGAGSFIFPIASMANVAQGAVALAVFFLTKDAKLKGLAGAGGASAVFGITEPAIFGVNLRLRWPFFIGLGAAGVGGALVSLLDIHSQALGAAGFVGFVSIVPDDIIRYIIVELVVFALAFGAAFAYGTTRGRASLAGDEAEDVDEAELEAEAMAEHAETVEFSEDAAEDFLVSSPVQGNALPLSEVEDSTFASGMLGPGMAVSPAEGPVVSPVDGEVIAAFPTGHAYGLRSVSGIELLVHVGMDTVQLEGEHFTPKVEVGDKVLRGMPLVEVDWSAVKAAGYKTVTPVVVSNAASFSGIEEKGAGTVLRGDELFAVATSSSDEADTDRTDPEKEDAAPSASEESADAKEKQEAVEV from the coding sequence ATGGATCACGCCCGCGTGGCGAAGGACGTCCTGACATACGTCGGTGGCGCCGACAACATCAACGCGGCAGCGCACTGTGCTACGCGTCTTCGCCTTGTTATCAACGACATGGACAAGGTGGACCAGAAGGCCCTCGACAAGGACCCTGACATCAAGGGAACCTTTATCGCGGGCGGCATGTTCCAGATCATCGTCGGCCCCGGAGACGTGGACATCGTCTTCGACGAGATGGTCCAGACCGGTGGTGTCAAGGAGGTCTCCAAGGACGAGGCCAAGCAGGAGGCCGCCAAGTCCGGCAACGTGGTCTCGCGCTTCATCAAGGTGATCGCGGACATCTTCGTGCCGATCCTGCCCGCCCTGATCGCCGGTGGTCTGATGATGGCCATCAACAACGTGCTCACGGCTGGCTTCTTCGAGAACGCCGACGGCACCACCTACGGCCTCACCGACCGGTACACGTGGCTGGGCGACTACGCCGACCTCATCAACCTCGTGTCCTCGGCCGCCTTCGCCTTCCTGCCCGTGCTGGTCGGATTCTCTGCGGCCAAGCGCTTCGGGGGCAACGTCTACCTGGGCGCCGCCATGGGTGCGGCCATGGTCTCCACCAGCCTGACCAGCGCCTACGACATCCAGGCTGCCACCGAGGCAGGGACCATCGAGACCTGGCAGCTCTTTGGTCTCAACGTGGACAAGATCGGCTACCAGGCCATGGTCATCCCGGTGCTGTGCGTCGTGTGGATCATGTCAACTATTGAGAAGTGGCTGCACAAGCGCCTCTCCGGTACCGCCGACTTCCTTCTCACGCCCCTCATCACCCTGCTGGTCACCGGGTTCCTGACCTTTGTCATTGTCGGTCCGCTTACCCGTGAGCTTTCCGACGGCATCACTGCCGGACTCCAGTGGCTGTACAACACGGCTGGTCCGCTGGGAGGCCTCCTGTTCGGCCTGGTGTACTCGCCGATCGTCGTGACCGGCCTGCACCAGTCCTTCCCCGCTGTCGAGCTGCCCCTGATCGACCAGATGCGTACGGGCGGCGCCGGCTCCTTCATCTTCCCCATCGCCTCCATGGCCAACGTGGCCCAGGGTGCTGTGGCTCTGGCGGTCTTCTTCCTGACCAAGGACGCCAAGCTCAAGGGTCTTGCCGGTGCCGGTGGTGCCTCAGCCGTCTTCGGTATCACCGAGCCGGCCATCTTCGGTGTCAACCTGCGTCTGCGGTGGCCGTTCTTCATCGGCCTGGGTGCCGCTGGCGTCGGCGGCGCCCTCGTGTCCCTGCTGGACATCCACTCCCAGGCCCTGGGGGCAGCCGGGTTTGTCGGCTTCGTGTCCATCGTGCCCGACGACATCATCAGGTACATCATCGTCGAGCTGGTCGTCTTCGCCCTGGCCTTCGGCGCGGCCTTCGCCTACGGCACTACCCGGGGGAGAGCCTCGCTCGCCGGGGACGAGGCCGAGGACGTGGATGAGGCCGAGCTGGAGGCTGAGGCGATGGCGGAGCACGCAGAGACGGTCGAGTTCTCTGAGGACGCTGCTGAGGACTTCCTCGTCTCCTCGCCGGTCCAGGGCAACGCGCTGCCGCTGTCCGAGGTGGAGGACTCGACCTTCGCCTCCGGGATGCTGGGCCCCGGTATGGCTGTGTCTCCTGCTGAGGGGCCGGTTGTGTCCCCTGTCGACGGAGAGGTGATTGCCGCCTTCCCCACTGGTCACGCCTACGGTCTGCGGTCAGTCAGCGGCATCGAGCTGCTGGTCCACGTGGGCATGGACACCGTTCAGCTTGAGGGAGAGCACTTCACCCCCAAGGTAGAGGTCGGGGACAAGGTCCTGCGTGGCATGCCCCTGGTCGAGGTCGACTGGTCTGCCGTGAAGGCTGCGGGCTACAAGACGGTGACTCCGGTCGTGGTCTCTAACGCGGCTAGCTTCTCAGGCATTGAGGAGAAGGGGGCGGGCACTGTTCTGCGGGGTGACGAGCTCTTCGCGGTCGCTACGTCGTCCTCCGATGAGGCTGACACAGACAGGACCGATCCTGAGAAGGAGGATGCCGCACCCTCTGCCTCTGAGGAGAGCGCGGACGCCAAGGAGAAGCAAGAGGCTGTGGAGGTCTAG
- a CDS encoding LacI family DNA-binding transcriptional regulator has product MPARREPTLADVAEAAGVSLTTVSRVLNNRGYLSQETRNRVAAAVSRLGYRPNQVARALHGKSTRSVGLIVPTVRLPFFGELAEHVEDALADHGYQTFICNSMGRADRERGYLDLLISHRVDGIISGAHNEDIPEYGTVRMPLVTVDRMLSPDIPDVHCDNEEGGRVATTHLLTRGSRRPALLTSRSGAHNMREAGYRSVLAEAGIEPVVLTADFHIPDAERPGVIRERLDAVAHLIDAVFATDDLSAADVLEWAVSRGLAVPEEFKVVGFDGTSAMRRAVPGLTTVQQPIARIAHRAVRILLSQIQGSRVDSVDSSDEDGKDQVRDQVINLPLGVTLVEGRTA; this is encoded by the coding sequence GTGCCTGCTCGCCGCGAGCCAACTCTGGCTGACGTTGCTGAGGCAGCCGGCGTCTCTCTCACCACCGTTTCCCGGGTCCTTAATAATCGCGGCTATTTGTCCCAGGAGACTCGCAACCGGGTGGCCGCTGCTGTCAGCAGGCTTGGATACAGGCCGAACCAGGTGGCTCGTGCGCTGCACGGCAAGTCGACCCGGTCGGTAGGGCTTATCGTTCCGACGGTAAGGCTCCCGTTCTTCGGAGAGCTTGCCGAGCACGTGGAGGACGCGCTGGCTGATCACGGCTACCAGACATTTATCTGCAACTCCATGGGTAGGGCAGACCGTGAACGAGGCTACCTTGACCTGCTGATCTCCCATCGTGTTGACGGTATTATCTCTGGCGCCCATAACGAGGACATCCCTGAGTATGGAACGGTTCGCATGCCTCTGGTCACTGTCGACCGGATGCTGTCGCCAGATATTCCTGACGTGCACTGCGACAATGAGGAGGGTGGTCGCGTTGCCACTACGCACCTGCTGACTCGGGGCTCCCGTCGTCCGGCCCTTCTGACGTCCCGGTCCGGGGCGCATAACATGCGGGAGGCCGGGTACCGCTCGGTCCTGGCCGAGGCCGGGATCGAGCCCGTGGTCCTGACAGCCGACTTCCACATCCCTGATGCCGAACGTCCCGGTGTGATCCGTGAGCGCCTAGACGCTGTCGCGCACCTCATCGACGCCGTGTTCGCCACGGACGACCTGTCCGCAGCGGATGTCCTGGAGTGGGCGGTCTCGCGAGGCCTTGCCGTACCGGAGGAGTTCAAGGTCGTGGGCTTTGACGGAACGTCCGCCATGCGTCGTGCCGTCCCAGGCCTGACGACGGTCCAGCAGCCGATTGCCCGTATCGCACACCGTGCTGTCCGTATCCTCCTCAGCCAGATTCAGGGCAGCCGCGTCGACAGCGTGGACAGTTCCGACGAGGACGGCAAGGACCAGGTGCGCGACCAGGTCATCAACCTCCCCCTGGGAGTTACTTTGGTAGAAGGTCGTACGGCCTGA
- a CDS encoding ABC transporter ATP-binding protein, translating to MTRDSVRAAVSLAGVSRDFQQGDETIHALRATDLVVEAGEVLGVLGPSGSGKSTLLTVMGGLRAPTRGTVEIAGKPFSRLPEKKRARLRRQHLGFVLQASGLVPFLTLADQLALHDRVLRRSTDRQRRDYLLDRLDITRRSNAYPSQMSGGERQRAAIAVALYHDPEVILADEPTAALDTDRAQEVARLLADQTHRMGKATVMVTHDDRLLPVCDRVMVMRDGVLSPHTPS from the coding sequence ATGACCAGGGACAGTGTCCGTGCCGCAGTATCGCTAGCGGGAGTATCGCGAGACTTTCAGCAGGGTGACGAGACCATTCACGCCCTGCGGGCGACCGACCTGGTCGTGGAGGCCGGTGAGGTCCTAGGCGTCCTGGGGCCCTCCGGTTCAGGAAAGTCCACTCTTCTCACGGTGATGGGGGGTCTTCGCGCACCAACCCGGGGAACGGTAGAGATTGCTGGAAAACCGTTCTCCCGGCTGCCGGAGAAGAAACGTGCACGGCTTCGTCGACAGCACCTGGGATTTGTCCTGCAGGCCTCAGGGCTTGTCCCGTTCCTGACCCTGGCCGACCAGCTCGCCCTGCACGACAGGGTCCTACGTCGCAGCACCGACCGTCAACGGCGCGATTACCTCCTCGACCGGCTCGATATCACCCGACGTAGCAACGCGTATCCGAGCCAGATGTCGGGAGGCGAGAGGCAGCGAGCCGCCATCGCGGTAGCCCTCTACCACGACCCGGAAGTTATTCTAGCCGACGAGCCGACAGCGGCCCTGGACACCGACCGCGCCCAGGAGGTGGCACGCCTGCTGGCCGACCAGACGCACAGGATGGGAAAGGCAACCGTGATGGTCACCCATGACGACCGCCTGCTACCCGTGTGCGACAGAGTCATGGTGATGCGTGACGGCGTCCTGAGCCCGCACACGCCCTCGTGA
- a CDS encoding FtsX-like permease family protein, whose translation MFLALREIRHEPGRFVLIVAVITLVSYLTFFLASLASGLAYSYRAVVDGWDAGTILVTEASNENISASRLTSPQVAASSALAEEAGAQAASLVAVSAVAQPSLEDNEDGGDARPKTDVFAFGVDLDGPLRPTVVSGRDIADPGTEVLVDETLQAEGVTTGDTFHLLGSRHTWSVVGLTRGTTFQAAPVVTVDAASLQEHAPTGLSPAVSAVILTADVTQDPAANAAASEAGITSLTSEELVQTLPGYAAQILTFSLMIGSLVVVASIVLGIFLYVLTLQKRPALGILKARGVPTGYLVRSGVVQTALLAASGVVLGLVLVLGTSPLLPGAVPFLLSPWLDASISVSFVVVSVLGGVASVRVVTRIDPVEAIT comes from the coding sequence ATGTTTCTTGCGCTTCGTGAGATACGCCACGAGCCGGGCCGCTTTGTGCTGATCGTCGCCGTGATCACCCTGGTCTCCTACCTCACCTTCTTCCTCGCCTCCCTTGCCTCGGGACTGGCGTACTCCTACAGGGCCGTTGTCGACGGGTGGGACGCGGGCACCATCCTGGTCACCGAGGCCTCCAACGAGAACATCTCAGCCTCACGGCTGACCAGCCCCCAGGTTGCCGCCTCCTCAGCTCTGGCCGAGGAGGCCGGGGCGCAGGCCGCCTCGCTCGTCGCGGTCTCCGCCGTGGCTCAGCCCAGCCTTGAGGACAACGAAGACGGCGGGGACGCACGGCCCAAGACTGACGTCTTCGCCTTCGGCGTCGACCTGGACGGACCACTGAGACCGACGGTTGTCTCTGGCAGGGATATTGCCGATCCCGGTACTGAGGTCTTGGTCGACGAGACTCTCCAGGCCGAGGGCGTGACGACCGGAGACACCTTCCATCTCCTGGGGTCGCGGCACACCTGGAGCGTGGTCGGCCTGACTCGAGGGACGACTTTTCAGGCCGCCCCCGTGGTCACCGTTGATGCTGCCTCCCTGCAGGAGCACGCGCCCACGGGCCTCTCCCCTGCTGTCAGCGCCGTTATTCTCACTGCCGACGTGACGCAGGACCCTGCTGCGAACGCAGCCGCCTCCGAGGCAGGTATCACCAGCCTGACCAGCGAGGAGCTGGTCCAGACCCTGCCCGGATACGCGGCTCAGATCCTGACCTTCTCCTTGATGATCGGCTCCCTCGTTGTCGTAGCCTCGATAGTCCTGGGAATCTTCCTCTACGTGCTCACGCTCCAGAAGCGCCCCGCTCTGGGGATCCTCAAGGCCCGAGGTGTCCCGACAGGCTACCTGGTCCGGTCTGGTGTCGTTCAGACAGCACTCCTCGCGGCTTCTGGCGTGGTCCTGGGGCTGGTGCTGGTCCTGGGCACCTCTCCCCTGCTTCCCGGTGCTGTTCCCTTTCTTCTGTCGCCATGGCTTGACGCCTCCATCTCCGTGTCATTCGTCGTCGTATCAGTTCTGGGAGGCGTTGCCTCAGTACGGGTCGTAACAAGAATTGATCCCGTAGAGGCCATCACATGA